From a single Micromonospora pallida genomic region:
- a CDS encoding sodium-translocating pyrophosphatase has protein sequence MSGIFAADGGELSLTGANVSYVVIAAVIALVALVFAAALTKAVLAAGKGTTNMQEISGAVQEGASAYLLRQFRTLAVFVVIAVVLLFLLPVHGTDGSETMVKIGRSAFFVVGAGFSAFIGGAGMWLATRANLRVAAAARERQGGREAAMKIAFRTGGVVGFLTVGLGLFGAALVVLIYRGDAPTVLEGFGFGAALLAMFMRVGGGIFTKAADVGADLVGKVEQGIPEDDPRNAATIADNVGDNVGDCAGMAADLFESYAVTLVAALILGRAAFGEEGLVFPLIISTIGVLIAIVGVFITRLRASDRSGLTAINRAFYLSAVISAVLVAIAAYAYLPASFADLEGGLTDADQNPRLVAIGAVVIGIVLAAAIQALTGYFTETDKRPVQDIGKSSQTGPATVILAGISVGLESAVYSALLIGAGVFGAFLLGGSSITLSLFAVALAGTGLLTTVGVIVAMDTFGPISDNAQGVAEMSGDIDEHGARTLTELDAVGNTTKAITKGIAIATAVLAATALFGSYTDTLRTAYSDAGVGDVGAEILNALNVANPRNLVGLIIGAAVVFLFSGLAINAVSRSAGAVVMEVRRQFRELPGIMDRTQRPEYGKVVDICTRDAQRELMTPGLLAIMAPIAVGFGLGPGALASYLAGAIGAGTLMAVFLSNSGGAWDNAKKMVEDGAFGGKGSESHAATVIGDTVGDPFKDTAGPAINPLIKVMNLVSLLIAPAVVAWSIGDDRNTPLRVTIAVVATLVIVAAVLVSKRKGVTMSDGDGSGGAAAGSPDQRPEPARA, from the coding sequence ATGTCCGGGATCTTTGCCGCCGACGGCGGCGAGCTCTCCCTTACCGGCGCCAACGTGTCGTACGTCGTCATCGCCGCGGTCATCGCGCTGGTGGCGCTCGTCTTCGCCGCCGCCTTGACCAAGGCGGTACTGGCAGCCGGTAAGGGCACCACCAACATGCAGGAGATCTCCGGGGCGGTCCAGGAGGGCGCCTCGGCCTATCTGCTCCGGCAGTTCAGGACACTCGCGGTGTTCGTGGTCATCGCCGTCGTACTGCTCTTCCTGCTGCCGGTGCACGGCACCGACGGCAGCGAGACCATGGTGAAGATCGGCCGGTCGGCCTTCTTCGTCGTGGGCGCGGGTTTCAGCGCCTTCATCGGCGGCGCCGGGATGTGGCTCGCCACCCGGGCCAACCTGCGGGTCGCCGCCGCCGCTCGGGAGCGGCAGGGCGGTCGTGAGGCGGCGATGAAGATCGCCTTCCGCACCGGCGGTGTGGTCGGCTTCCTCACCGTCGGCCTCGGCCTCTTCGGCGCGGCGCTGGTCGTCCTCATCTACCGGGGCGACGCGCCGACCGTGCTGGAGGGCTTCGGCTTCGGCGCCGCGCTGCTGGCCATGTTCATGCGGGTCGGCGGCGGCATCTTCACCAAGGCCGCCGACGTCGGCGCGGACCTGGTCGGCAAGGTCGAGCAGGGCATCCCCGAGGACGACCCGCGTAACGCGGCCACCATCGCCGACAACGTGGGCGACAACGTCGGCGACTGCGCCGGCATGGCCGCCGACCTGTTCGAGTCGTACGCGGTCACCCTGGTCGCCGCCCTGATCCTCGGCCGGGCGGCGTTCGGCGAGGAGGGCCTGGTCTTCCCGCTGATCATCTCCACCATCGGCGTGCTCATCGCGATCGTCGGCGTCTTCATCACCCGGCTGCGCGCCTCGGACCGCTCCGGCCTGACCGCGATCAACCGGGCGTTCTACCTCTCCGCGGTGATCTCGGCGGTGCTGGTGGCGATCGCCGCCTACGCGTACCTGCCGGCGAGCTTCGCCGACCTGGAGGGCGGTCTCACCGACGCGGACCAGAACCCGCGTCTGGTCGCCATCGGCGCGGTGGTCATCGGTATCGTGCTCGCCGCCGCCATCCAGGCGCTGACCGGCTACTTCACCGAGACCGACAAGCGCCCGGTGCAGGACATCGGCAAGAGCTCGCAGACCGGCCCGGCCACCGTCATCCTCGCCGGCATCAGCGTCGGCCTGGAGTCGGCGGTCTACTCGGCGCTGCTCATCGGGGCCGGTGTCTTCGGCGCCTTCCTGCTCGGCGGCAGCTCGATCACCCTCTCCCTGTTCGCGGTCGCGCTGGCCGGCACCGGCCTGCTCACCACCGTCGGCGTGATCGTGGCCATGGACACCTTCGGCCCGATCTCCGACAACGCGCAGGGTGTGGCCGAGATGTCCGGCGACATCGACGAGCACGGCGCGCGGACCCTCACCGAGCTGGACGCGGTCGGCAACACCACCAAGGCGATCACCAAGGGCATCGCCATCGCCACGGCGGTGCTCGCCGCCACCGCGCTGTTCGGTTCGTACACCGACACGCTGCGCACCGCGTACTCCGACGCCGGGGTCGGGGACGTCGGCGCGGAGATCCTGAACGCGCTCAACGTGGCCAACCCGCGCAACCTGGTCGGCCTGATCATCGGCGCGGCGGTGGTCTTCCTCTTCTCCGGCCTGGCCATCAACGCGGTCTCCCGGTCCGCCGGTGCCGTGGTGATGGAGGTCCGCCGGCAGTTCCGCGAGCTGCCCGGGATCATGGACCGCACCCAGCGTCCCGAGTACGGCAAGGTCGTCGACATCTGCACCCGGGACGCGCAGCGCGAGCTGATGACCCCCGGTCTGCTCGCCATCATGGCCCCGATCGCGGTCGGGTTCGGCCTCGGGCCGGGCGCGCTCGCGTCGTACCTGGCCGGGGCGATCGGCGCCGGCACCCTGATGGCGGTCTTCCTGTCCAACTCCGGTGGTGCCTGGGACAACGCCAAGAAGATGGTCGAGGACGGCGCGTTCGGCGGCAAGGGTTCCGAGTCGCACGCCGCGACCGTCATCGGCGACACCGTCGGCGACCCGTTCAAGGACACCGCCGGCCCGGCGATCAACCCGCTGATCAAGGTGATGAACCTGGTCTCGCTGCTGATCGCCCCGGCCGTGGTGGCCTGGAGCATCGGCGACGACCGGAACACCCCGCTGCGGGTGACCATCGCGGTCGTGGCGACGCTGGTCATCGTCGCGGCGGTGCTGGTCAGCAAGCGCAAGGGCGTGACGATGTCCGACGGCGACGGCTCGGGCGGTGCCGCCGCCGGCAGCCCGGACCAGCGGCCGGAGCCGGCTCGCGCCTGA
- the topA gene encoding type I DNA topoisomerase, which yields MPSNARTTRLVIVESPAKAKTISGYLGPGYVVEASFGHVRDLPRNAADVPAKYKGEPWARLGVDVDNGFHALYVVSADRKQQITKLTRLAKEVDEILLATDEDREGEAIAWHLVETLKPKVPVKRMVFHEITKPAIQAAVANPREIDRALVDAQEARRILDRLYGYEVSPVLWKKVMPKLSAGRVQSVATRIVVERERQRMAFRTAEYWDILATLAVADPGQGPRTFHATLIALNGDRIATGKDFEPTTGRVRPGAGVVHLDSGGAHGLAARLAGRPFTVTRVEEKPYRRRPYAPFITSTLQQEAARKLRFSSQQTMRTAQRLYENGYITYMRTDSVNLSETAIAAARRQIAELYGERSVPPEPRRYTGKVKNAQEAHEAIRPAGDNFRTPGDVAKELPAEELKLYELIWRRTIASQMTDAVGSSVSVRIRAVSSAQEEADFGATGKTITDPGFLRAYVESSDDENAEAEDAERRLPNLVKDQPLTADELAAQEHHTQPPSRYTEASLVKALEELGIGRPSTYASIMQTIQDRGYVVKRGQAMIPSFLAFAVIGLMERHYPRLIDYDFTASMENELDEIAGGDHAAVDFLTAFYFGSANGAGDRDIARSGGLKKLVTENLSEIDARSVNSIPLFADDEGREVVVRVGKYGPYLQRTAPGEAPAAHAEGEEGGAPGDRAPIPEGLAPDELTPEKVHELFLGGGGERKLGDDPATGEPILLKSGRFGPYVASGERKASLLRSQSPDALTFADALKLLSLPRLVGVAPGGGEVFANNGRYGPYVKQGEEFRSLDSEEKMFTVTLDEALALLAAPKTRQRRAAAPPLREMGADPLTEKPLVIKDGRFGPYVTDGETNASLRRGQTPEALTLEEASEMLAERRARGPAPKKTAKKTTTAAKKAPAKKTSAAKTTAAKKATPAKKAAPKKAPAAPE from the coding sequence GTGCCGAGCAACGCCAGGACCACCCGTCTGGTCATCGTCGAGTCACCGGCGAAGGCCAAGACGATCTCGGGCTACCTCGGCCCGGGGTACGTCGTGGAGGCCAGCTTCGGGCATGTCCGCGACCTGCCGCGTAACGCCGCCGACGTGCCGGCGAAGTACAAGGGCGAGCCCTGGGCCCGGCTCGGGGTGGACGTCGACAACGGCTTCCACGCCCTCTACGTGGTCTCCGCCGACCGCAAGCAGCAGATCACCAAGCTGACCCGGCTGGCCAAGGAGGTCGACGAGATCCTCCTCGCCACCGACGAGGACCGCGAGGGCGAGGCCATCGCCTGGCACCTGGTGGAGACGCTCAAGCCCAAGGTGCCGGTCAAGCGGATGGTCTTCCACGAGATCACCAAGCCGGCGATCCAGGCGGCGGTGGCCAACCCGCGCGAGATCGACCGCGCCCTGGTCGACGCCCAGGAGGCCCGGCGGATCCTCGACCGGCTCTACGGCTACGAGGTCTCCCCGGTGCTCTGGAAGAAGGTCATGCCGAAGCTCTCGGCGGGCCGCGTCCAGTCGGTGGCCACCCGGATCGTGGTGGAGCGCGAGCGGCAGCGGATGGCCTTCCGTACCGCGGAGTACTGGGACATCCTCGCCACCCTCGCGGTGGCCGACCCGGGCCAGGGGCCGCGCACCTTCCACGCCACCCTGATCGCGCTGAACGGCGACCGGATCGCCACCGGCAAGGACTTCGAGCCGACCACGGGTCGCGTCCGGCCGGGCGCGGGCGTGGTCCACCTCGACTCCGGTGGGGCGCACGGGCTCGCCGCCCGCCTGGCGGGGCGGCCGTTCACCGTCACCCGGGTCGAGGAGAAGCCCTACCGCCGTCGCCCGTACGCGCCGTTCATCACCTCCACGCTCCAGCAGGAGGCCGCCCGCAAGCTGCGCTTCTCGTCGCAGCAGACGATGCGCACCGCGCAGCGGCTCTACGAGAACGGCTACATCACCTACATGCGTACCGACTCGGTGAACCTGTCGGAGACCGCCATCGCGGCGGCCCGCCGGCAGATCGCCGAGCTGTACGGCGAGCGCAGCGTGCCGCCGGAGCCGCGCCGCTACACCGGCAAGGTGAAGAACGCGCAGGAGGCGCACGAGGCGATCCGCCCGGCCGGGGACAACTTCCGCACCCCGGGCGACGTGGCCAAGGAGCTGCCCGCCGAGGAGTTGAAGCTCTACGAGCTGATCTGGCGGCGCACCATCGCCTCGCAGATGACCGACGCGGTCGGCTCCAGCGTCTCGGTGCGCATCCGTGCGGTCTCCAGCGCGCAGGAGGAAGCCGACTTCGGCGCGACCGGCAAGACCATCACCGACCCGGGCTTCCTGCGGGCGTACGTCGAGTCGAGCGACGACGAGAACGCCGAGGCCGAGGACGCCGAGCGCCGGCTGCCCAACCTGGTGAAGGACCAGCCGCTCACCGCCGACGAACTGGCCGCCCAGGAGCACCACACCCAGCCGCCGTCGCGGTACACCGAGGCGTCGCTGGTGAAGGCCCTGGAGGAGCTGGGCATCGGCCGGCCGTCGACGTACGCGTCGATCATGCAGACCATCCAGGACCGGGGGTACGTCGTCAAGCGCGGTCAGGCGATGATCCCGTCGTTCCTGGCGTTCGCGGTGATCGGGCTGATGGAGCGGCACTACCCGCGCCTGATCGACTACGACTTCACCGCCAGCATGGAGAACGAGCTGGACGAGATCGCCGGTGGCGACCACGCGGCGGTCGACTTCCTCACCGCGTTCTACTTCGGCAGCGCCAACGGCGCCGGCGACCGGGACATCGCCCGTTCCGGCGGGTTGAAGAAACTGGTCACCGAGAACCTCAGCGAGATCGACGCGCGCAGCGTCAACTCCATCCCGCTCTTCGCCGACGACGAGGGCCGCGAGGTCGTCGTCCGGGTCGGCAAGTACGGGCCGTACCTCCAGCGGACGGCGCCCGGTGAGGCCCCGGCGGCGCACGCCGAGGGCGAGGAGGGCGGCGCGCCCGGCGACCGGGCCCCGATTCCCGAGGGGCTGGCCCCCGACGAGCTGACCCCGGAGAAGGTGCACGAGCTGTTCCTCGGCGGCGGCGGTGAGCGCAAGCTCGGCGACGACCCGGCGACCGGGGAGCCGATCCTGCTCAAGTCCGGCCGCTTCGGCCCGTACGTGGCCAGCGGCGAGCGGAAGGCGTCGCTGCTGCGTTCGCAGTCACCGGACGCCCTCACCTTCGCCGACGCGTTGAAGCTGCTCAGCCTGCCCCGGCTGGTCGGCGTCGCCCCGGGCGGCGGGGAGGTCTTCGCCAACAACGGGCGTTACGGCCCGTACGTCAAGCAGGGCGAGGAGTTCCGGTCGCTGGACTCCGAGGAGAAGATGTTCACGGTCACGCTGGACGAGGCGCTGGCCCTGCTCGCCGCCCCGAAGACCCGCCAGCGTCGGGCCGCCGCGCCGCCCCTGCGGGAAATGGGCGCCGACCCGCTGACCGAGAAGCCGCTGGTGATCAAGGACGGCCGGTTCGGCCCGTACGTCACCGACGGCGAGACCAACGCGTCGCTGCGGCGTGGGCAGACGCCGGAGGCGCTGACCCTCGAGGAAGCCTCCGAGATGCTCGCCGAGCGGCGGGCGAGGGGCCCGGCGCCGAAGAAGACGGCGAAGAAGACGACGACCGCAGCGAAGAAGGCACCGGCGAAGAAGACGTCGGCCGCGAAGACCACGGCCGCGAAGAAGGCCACTCCCGCCAAGAAGGCCGCCCCGAAGAAGGCTCCGGCCGCTCCTGAGTGA
- a CDS encoding ATP-binding protein yields MATVRLSFSPAPVHVRTARLVGVAVARRAGVREDLLDEVRLAIGEACTRAVALHRQYDIPEPVLVEMSDRGAYAVRVVDRAPIEAGIGLAALPPDELANESLTDEALTTGVGFALLAGFVEDLQVRPVDEGIGTEVRMVWPVGR; encoded by the coding sequence ATGGCCACGGTCCGGCTCTCCTTCTCACCCGCTCCGGTCCACGTCCGTACCGCCCGCCTGGTGGGCGTGGCGGTCGCCCGACGGGCCGGGGTCCGCGAGGATCTGCTGGACGAGGTACGCCTCGCCATCGGTGAGGCGTGCACCCGGGCGGTCGCCCTGCACCGGCAGTACGACATTCCCGAGCCGGTGCTGGTGGAGATGTCCGACCGTGGGGCGTACGCGGTGCGGGTGGTCGACCGGGCGCCGATCGAGGCCGGTATCGGGCTCGCCGCGCTCCCGCCGGACGAGTTGGCCAACGAGTCGCTCACCGACGAGGCGCTCACCACGGGCGTCGGGTTCGCCCTGCTCGCCGGGTTCGTCGAGGACCTCCAGGTGCGGCCGGTCGACGAGGGCATCGGCACCGAGGTCCGGATGGTCTGGCCGGTCGGCCGCTGA
- a CDS encoding STAS domain-containing protein — MELSLATHGEGEHTVLEVGGEVDVYTAPRLRERLIELIDGGARKVVVDLGRVDFLDSTGLGVLVGALKRLRSVGGTFALVCDKEPLLKIFRITALDQVFPLHPTVAAAIAADPSAPGA; from the coding sequence ATGGAGCTGTCGCTGGCGACTCACGGCGAGGGCGAGCACACGGTGCTCGAGGTCGGCGGTGAGGTCGACGTCTACACCGCTCCCCGCCTGCGCGAACGGCTCATCGAGCTGATCGACGGCGGCGCCCGCAAGGTCGTGGTCGACCTGGGCCGGGTCGACTTCCTCGACTCCACCGGTCTCGGGGTGCTGGTCGGGGCGTTGAAGCGGCTCCGGTCGGTCGGCGGCACCTTCGCCCTGGTCTGCGACAAGGAGCCGCTGCTCAAGATCTTCCGGATCACCGCGCTCGACCAGGTCTTCCCGCTGCACCCGACGGTCGCCGCGGCGATCGCCGCCGACCCGTCCGCTCCGGGCGCGTGA